GAAAATCGCAGAGGCATCCCcatgggggacagggacaccacaGATTTATGTGTCCCCACCACGGAGGGAAGGCGTAGGAGCTGCCAGTGTCCCCTCACCCGTCTGGTTGACGCTGATGGTGGCGCTGGCCACGCTGCGCTGGTGGCTGTAGGGGGACACTCCGTTCCGGGCCTCCACGGTGAAGGTGTAGTTGACGTGCGGCTCCAGGTCGGTGACAGTGACCTCTGTCCCCGTGAGCCCCCGGGAGGGCTGTGAGAACCTGACAGCCCCGTCGCAGGGCCGGCACTCGCCGCTCTCGGGCCAGCACTGCTCGCAGGTGACGCTGTAGGTGACGTCCTCGCGGCCACCGGGGTCGGCGGGGGGGGCCCAGCGCAGCTGCACCGCGGCCCCCaagcccagggctgtgacagccTGGGGGGGCGAGGGGGGACCTGCGGGGGACACGAGGCAGGGTCAGGGGACAGTGAGGTGACGCCGCAGTGTCCCCCCCCCGGAGGTGACTTACGGGTGCAGGGATGCTCCGGGGGGTCCTCAGGGGCCCGGAAAAATCCGTCCTCGCACGGgcaggcggcggcggcggccggggcgggcagggtgtgggggggacagggctggcagcccccCGAGGACACCGCGGCCTTGAAGGTGCCGGGGGGACAAGCTGGGGGGGACACACACAAAGGGACACCGGtgagatcccaaatcctgctccccaTCTGTGGGATCAGCACCTGGCAGATGGGGAGGGAAGCACCCCCCAAGCACCTAGAGAGGAGTTTAGGGGGGTTCACCTCATTTCACAGCTTCTTCATTATTGGGGAGCCCCCCTAAACCACCCTCTTCCAGGCTGAGTCCTGCTGCACTCACTGCATGAGTGATGCTGCAGGGGAATGATCCAGGATGGGGAATTTTCCAACATCTCCTTTCTCCAACTCAAATGGGTAACTTTAGTGTGTTCAATCTTATTTTGCAGCTTCAACTTTGTTGAGatccccccagcccatcctTCACCTGTCTGAGCTCTCCCACACTCACTACACTGGTGATGCTGAAAGATGAggatccagggctgggaattgTGAGGCCAAACCCCCACCCCGCCGCGGGCACGCTCCAAGCTCACCCCTCGGTTAGCCCGGCCCGTACCTTGACAGGTGTCTCCCAGGCTCTGGAAGCCGGCGCGGCACAGGCACTCCCCGATGGGCACGAGCCACTCGCCGTCGGCGTTGCAGTGCAGGGCGGGCGCCTGCTCGGCCACCGCCTCGGCCACGCACGAGCCCCGCACCTCGGCCAGGGTCTGCGAGTCCGGCCCGGCCACGGTCTCGGGGAAGCGCGCCATGCCCCGCACCACGGCCGGGCAGCGCTTGTAGTAGACGCGCACGGAGAGCAGCGCCACGCAGGCGCCCAGGTCCTGGAAGGCCAGGTAGAAACCCTTCCTGCGCAGCGGCCCCACCGAGCGCACCTCCACGTTGAGCTTCACGTTGCGGGCGGCGAAATCCTCCTGCACGGTGATCTCGTCCGGAGCGATGGTGTCGATCTTCCTGAACTGCCGCTTCTGGAAGTTGGTGCCGTAATCCACGTCAGACTCGGCGTAGTAGAGGTTGAAGGTCTCCTTGCAGGAGCCGCCGCCGGCCGTGGGGAAGCTGTTGCAGTCGCGCACGGTGAACTGCAGCTCGATGAAGATGCGCTGGGCCACCCCGCGGTAGATCCAGTTGGTGCGCAGCCAGTTCTCCTGCTCGCCCTCCAGGACGTTGCACACCGAGTACATGTAGATCAGGGAGTCGTTGAGGACGTTCTGCAGCTGGTCCCACTGTCCCCGGAGACAGAAATGGGGCTATGGAGGGGAACCGTGTCCTCATCTCCTtccccgtccccatccccacGGAGGCCCCCAGACACATCCCAGAGGTCTCCAGCACCATGGATATCCCCATGTCCATCCCCATGGGCATTCCTGGTTCCATGGAGGGCCTCAGCAAAATTCCAGTGGAGATCTCCAaccccaggggtgtccctgtccccatgcccaAGGAGATCCTCATGACTGTGGGATGTTCCTGTGGAGGTCCCTCCCTATGGAtgctcctgtccccatgggtgtccctgtccccattcccatggatGCCCCCAGGCCCATCCCCATGGAGAtatccccattccccatccccgTGGAGGTCCTCATCCCTGTTGCTGTGAAGGTGCCAAAGATGTCCTTGTCCCCATTCCCCATGAGAggtccccattccccatcccagtgctggccAGATGCCGGGTCCGGGGGTGCTCACCCCTTTTCCGTAGGGATGGgtgagccagcccagctccccgtGTGCCTTGGCGAAGTCCAGCAGCACCActgtgggagaggagagaggacaGGGATGTCAGGAGATGCCACCAGGACCCACGGGTGGCTCCAGGACTTGCAGGCAGCACAAAAACACCCCTTTGGTTCTTGAATGTCCCCCAGGAGCCACAGACAGCCCTATGGAAGTCCCCAGAATGTGCAAACACTCCTGGGATCCACAGACATCCCTCAAATTCATGGATGTCCTGGGCACCCACAGATATCCCTGGGACCCATGGAAGCCATCAGGACCCATGGATATCTCTGGAACCTctgcatccatccctgggaCCCAGAGATATCCCACCAGGATCTCTGGATGTCCTGGGGAATAAATATCCCAGGAACCCACAGATGCCAGGAGATTCCTTGGATGTCCTCAAGACCCCTGGATACCCCAGGACTCACGATGCCCCCATTCCCACAGATGTCCCCAAGAGCCACAGATGTCCCCAGGATCTCCAAACAGTCCCGGGCCCCAGAGATGTCCCCTGGACCCACGGATGCCCCCGTTCCCGGCAGGTTCCGCTGGGAGAAGccccccggggccgcccccggaGGCGGGGAAGCCGCGGGCCCGGCGGGACCTGCCCTGGCACGCCGAGGGCGGTGGCCGGATCCAGGGCcgggagaggaagaggaggaagaggaggccgggcagggagcggggcCCCCCCGGTGAATCACCCCCCAGGAATGCGCCGGGTTCAGCGGCGCGATGGGTCCGGCACACGCGGCAATTTCGGGAGCCGCGGCCCCCCAGCTCCCACGGCGGAGCGCGGACCGGCTCGCGGCGTGTCCCGAGAGGGACGAGGctgggggggaccccaaaagCTGCcggaggggacaggggtggctGCACCGTCCCCCCCGCGCCGTGCCCGGGTCAGGAAGGATGCTGGGGCGGATATCCCGGTTTTCCTGAGGCTGGAAATCCCCCCCGCGAGCCTCCGGAGAGCGGAAAGCGGCaggagccggagccggagccggagcgGGCGGGGGTTCCCTGACcgtggctctggggacactcccggggctggggctgctccaggggcgCAGCACCCGCGGGAGCGCCGGGACAGCGCCGGGGCCGCACCCCCGTCCCGGAgtcacctgtgtcacccacCGCCACCATCATCAAATTCTCCGTCGCCTTCGTCACCCGGCCACGGCCGCCACCACCTCCAGTGCCACCGTGAACGTGGCCACCAACCCCCGCGCCACCCCCGCGCTCCGGAGCCGCATCCCCGTCCCATTCCCGGCTGCATCCCTCGTCCCTGTCCCCCGCCCTGCCCTAACCCCGTCCCGATCCAGTCTCTGTCTGATCCGAAtccaatcccatccccaaaGTGAACCCAAatcccacctcctcctctcccattcctgtccccatcccaatATCACCCCCATCTCAGCCTTAATGAGAATCCCACTCCCAAAATGAATCCCAttccctccccatcctcatctCAACCTTGTCCCCTCCTCAATCCCAATCTGAACCCCAGTCATAATCCCAAAAcggatcccatcccaatcctgctCCATTCCCTCCTCCTTaaccccctccccacctcagctcaccccaaatcccactggaTCTCACCGGGGGGAACCaatctccccacatcccacctCTCTCCCTCCACTTTCCCTTTCCGCCCACGCACTtttaaaacccccaaatcccagtaCTCCCTCCTGGGAAACTGCACTTTGGGAACACACCCCAAACCACACAGCTGCCAGGGGGTGATCCCCTCTGCTGTTCCCCCAGCACTTCCAAAAACCCTCCTTTTAGGGCTTTTTTACCCCATTTCTAGTTTTAAGGGAGTATTTTCCATCCCagactctgattttttttgcatttgagGCTGGATTCTTCCACTTTACCCTCAAAAGTGACAGATTAAACCCATCTGACAGACTTCATAGAAacttaatcttaaaaaaattcaatctATACACAAAAAAAGCGaatttcccccttttcttttgctCAGCCTTCCCAAACTAAGCCCCAAAATCACTGGGGGAAGGGTTGAGAGGTGGAGGCCGAGACGCTGCTTGTTTTTTCCCAGcaaattttttgggattttcctgacattgttttccagctctccagccGGATCCTACCCGGCCCTGCACCACCCATGGGAAGCAGTCCATTTTAAGGtgattttcccctttctggCGGTGGGGGAGTTTAatcctccccaccctcaccccTCTGCGAGCCTCTTTTGGGGGCTCCGGCAGGATCCAACCCCGGCACATCAGTCGGACGCTCGGCATGGGAAAAGTTGCCCCAAACTCTCAGTTTTCCTCTTATTTgagcttttttcctccccatttaaattattttctcctctgttctAGTTCTTCCCCAATTTTAGCTTTCCCCTCCCTGTATTTTTAAACCCCCATCCCCTTAGTTTAACTTTCAGCCCTAATTTaactttcttccttttaaattaaacttctCCACCCTCATTTCAACTTTTCCCCTAATTTTAAccttttctcttcaaaaatGCGCTCCGGCACCTGCGGTATCCCCACCGCACCCCAGACTGTGGGAGGAAGGTGGAACTCAGAGCACCCTTTACCCTCGGAGCGCTCCCCGCGCTTCCCAACTCCTCAGCTCCCCACAAACCACCCGAATttaccccaaaaccaccccaccCTCGGGGCTGCCCATAATCAAtgagttttggggtgctcccccaccaaaaaaaagttGGGGTCTCACCTTCCTCGGCGGTCAGGGGGCTGAGGGcggtgaggaggaggagggtgagggCCGGCAGGGTGCCCGCCATGGCCGGGcggttttgggggtcccgggcGCGCCCCACgagcggcggccccgcggggAGTGCGGGGGGTGTGGGGTGCGGGGCTGCGCGCCCGCTCCTGTTCATTCATGCCCCGCTGACGTCACCGGCCACGCCCGCTCTTAAAGGAGCAGGAGCCGCTCCCAGTACGCACCAGTACGGCACTGGGAGGGCGCGCGCCCGAGGGTGGGACGCGGCCGGGTGGAGGGGCGGGGGGTGTGGGAGCCCCCCAAGGTGGGGCACGGCCCTGGGGGCGGTTCGGGGGTCCCGGAGCCCCGGGGGGACCCCCCGGACCCAGCTCCGAAGGGGCGAACGCGACCCCCTCCCGCCCCCTCCTCTTTCATTCATGAATCGGCGTGGGAAGGGCGGGGGGGCAGCAGCCAATGGCTGCAGGGGGCGGGGCCACGCGGTTACTACCGGCCACGCCCCCCGCCCACCAGTCCGGTACTGGGGGCTTGGGGGGGACCGGTGTGGGGGGGGGGGCTGCCCGGCCCCCTCGGGCCCCAGCGCCCCAAAATCCTCAGCACCACCGTGCTCATGATCCCgcagcaccccaaaccccatcacTCACAGtaccccaaatcctgcatcaCCCACAGCACCCTAAATCCCACAGCACCACATATCCTGCATCACTCACAGCACCCCAAAGcccacagcaccccaaaccccatcacccacagcaccccaaatcctgcagatccccaaatcccatcactcacagcatcccaaatcctgcatcaCCCACAGCTCCACAAAGCCCgcagcaccccaaatcccatcacccacagcaccccaaatcccgcagcaccccaaaccccggATCATCCGttgcaccccaaatcccacagtgCCCTAATCCCATAAATTCCAGCGCCTCAAATCCCACAGCACTCTGAATGCTGCACCCCTGTTCGCATAATCCCTCTGCAGCCAAATCCCCCAACAGCCACAGCACCCAAGTCCCCGAGGACCCACAACACCCCAAATCTGCCAATAGGACCAGCACACCCATTCCATGATCCCAgtgaaccccaaatcccccaggatCTGCAGCACCCCCATCCCCAGGATCCCAGTGCACCCCATAcctcccagcaccccaaatcctgcagcacccacctCCTGATGATCCCATTGCATTACCCCTAGCACCCCCAAATCTTCACtaccccagcaccccaaatccccagtaTCCCACTcaccccagaccccccagatcccccatCCCCCGAATCGGACAAGTCAGGCCACCAGGGAAATTTTTCATAGAAAATCACTGATTTTAGCAAAAAAGCACCTTtacccctcccagcccccaaaCCCGCCCCGAGAGGGGGTTCATGTCGGGGTGTCCCCCGTGTCTCCCGGGGTGACGCCGACGGTCACTTGGTCGCGCCGCCAGAGCCCCTCGACCAGGGCGTCCAGCACGGGGGCGACCCGGGCCagccccgcccgcgccccgccggcccccgcGGTCCCCCCCACCCGCAGCACCCGCAGCCCCCACGCCCCCTCGAAGGCCCGCACGTCCCCCTCCGTCACGGCCGCGTGTGGGGCCAGGTCGAatctggggtggggagggggcaaaGGGTCAAGGGAAAGCGCAACGCCCTggaaaatccccccaaaaccacccaagaTTCACGGGGAACTGTGAACCCATGCGTGTAACGAGGTGGGAGTGttctctgcctgcccagggacTGAGTGGTTTAAAATCTGGGGGTGCAAACCTGATTGTGGGGGTACAAAGGGTCAAAGGAGACACCAACACCCcgaaaaattccccaaaaaacaccTACAGAGAAATGGGAACTGTGAGTCCATTGGTGTCACGAAGTGCTGTATGTTCTCAGCCTGCTGAGATACCAAACGCTGAGAATCTGGGGGTGCAAACCCATTTTGGGGCGATGGGGGGCCAGGGCAAAGGGTCAAGGAACACCTAAAAAACCGCAAAACCCCGATAAAATCAGGAGTCGGGAATCCATCGGTGTAACGAGGTGTGCCCATTCTCAGCCCCGGCCGAGCGCTGAGAGCCCCGGGGGTGCGATCCCCCCGCCACCGGGTGACTTTACCACCCCCAAAAGGGGACCCCAAAAGGATACTTGGTGCCCACGACCATCCTGACGAGGTCGCGGTCCCCGGGGCCCAGCACACGGCCCATGAGCGCCGGCAGCTCCTCGAAGGACGCGCGGTCCGTGAAGGAGAACAGGAACAGGGCGGCGTCCGCCTCCTCCTTACAGGCCTGGGGACGGGGACACCCCTCACTGCGggctcctggagctgtcccaCCCCCCGAAACGCGTCCCCCGCTCACGGGCAGCAGGTGCTCGAACTTCCTGAGCGCTCCGTCCCCGCAGTCCCAGAGGTGCAGCTGGAACAGGACGGGGCGGCCGCTGGCGCGGGGCTTGGCCGGCCAGAACAGCGTGGTGGCCTCGATCCCTGCGGGGACACGCGGGACTGTCACCCCCGGGCTCCCCAGGCCGTACCCAGGGTGTCCTGGTGGCCTCGATCCCTGCGGGGACATGCGGGACTgtcacccccagaccccccgGGCCATACCCAGGGTATCCTGGTGGCCTCGATCCCTGCGGGGACACGCGGGACTGTCACCCCCGGGCTCCCCAGGCCGTACCCAGGGTGTCCTGGTGGCCTCGATCCCTGCGGGGACATGCGGGACTgtcacccccagaccccccgGGCCATACCCAGGGTATCCTGGTGGCCTCGATCCCTGCGGGGACACGCGGGACTGTCACCCCCGGGCTCCCCAGGCCGTACCCAGGGTGTCCTGGTGGCCTCGATCCCTGCGGGGACACGCGGGACTgtcacccccagaccccccgGGCCATACCCAGGGTATCCTGGTGGCCTCGATCATTGCGGGGACACGCGGGACTGTCACCTCCGGACCCCCCAGGCCGTACCCAGGGTGTCCTGGTGGCCTCGATCCCTGCGGGGACACGCGGGACTGTCACCTCCGGACCCCCCAGGCCGTACCCAGGGTCTCGTGGTGGGCGGGGGGTGCGGGGGTCCCCCCCAGCCAGGCCACCAGCGCCGTCTTCCCGACGCCGCTTTTCCCGGCCAGGAAGAGTTTGTaggtgacagtggggacagccagggcgggcggcagcgccgggcgcTCCAGCAGACCTGGGGAGGGAGCTCAGGGTGATTCTGGGGGGCTCAGACCCCGGTTTGGGGGCGCAGGGGGGGCACCCACCGAACACTCTCCGCTGATTCTTGTGCAGGATGGAGTCCAGGTAGGGGCGGCCGGcgggggacaggagccagccCGGCTCCAGCGCCGggtcctgctctgccatgggCCCCCGAACCTGGGGGACAGGGAAGAGCCCCCGTCCCCCGTGGGGTCACTGCATCCCGCAGCTTTGGGGTCCCCTTCTGACCCCGCCCCAGGGTCCCTAAATCCTCCATCGCGTCCCTAAAACACCCCCCGTGTCCCAGCATCCTCCCATGGGGTCCCTGACCCCTCTCTGGGGTTCCTGTGCCCCTCTGGGGTGCCACCGCCCTCCCATGGGTTCCCTGCCCCTCTCCGGCTCCCGTGCCCCACTTTGGGGTCCCTGCCCCCCCTCAGTGTCCCACCATCCCCTCAGGGTGTCCCTCACGGAGGCCCTGCACTCCCTTACGGGGTATCTGCGACCCCCACGGGGTCTGTGCTCCCCCCAATCGACTCCGTGCCCCCACTACATTCCAAAGGGGGAGaacccagcccctgtgcccctccCCGCACCGGCTGCCCCCCAAATCCGCCCATGCGGTGTCCCCCACACCAATTTTCCCGCGCGGGCCCTTTAAGACGCGGCCCCGCCGCTCACCTGAGGCCGCTTCCGCCTCCCCGTGACGTCACGAGGCGGGCGGGGCGCTACCGAGACCACGCCCAGCCGCAGCTGCGCGTGCGCGGGCGCGTTGAGCGGACCGGCGGTGACCCCATCCCAAACTGCTGGCACcagatttggggtccccagcTGCCACTTTCTCCAGGCTTTGAAGCCCTCTTCCCTAATCACTGGCACCGGAATGCTTTGGGGTCAGCATCTCCCACACTGGCGGGACTTGGGGTCCCAatttccagccccagcaggctcTAGGATCCCTATCCCCAATTCCCATCTCCCAACAGGCTGTGGGATCTCCAGTTCCCAGGACTGGCAAGATTTGGGATCCTCACTTCCAGCCCCAACCGGCTTTGGGGTCCCTTTCCAAAATTTCCAGCCCAAACAGGTTTTGGGGTTCACAATTCCCGGCGCTGGGATGCTTTGGCATCCCCAATAACCATCTCCAGCAGTGTTGggatccccattcccaatttCCATCCCTAAGAGGGTTTGGTGTCTCCAGTTCCCAGTGCTGACAGGCTTTGGGCTCCCCATCCCTAATTCCCAACCCTAGCAGGATCTGGAGTCCAGGATTTTCAGCACAGGCAGGCCCTGGGCTCCCCATCCCCAGTTCCCAGGcctggcaggttttggggtccccatcccaAACAGTGTTTAGgatccctgaattcccagatCCAGTAGGCTTAGGGATTCCCAGTTTCCAAGCCCAACAGGctttggggtccccatccccaATTTCTGGCTCCAAGAGGCTTCAGTGTCCCAaattccctgtgtcccactTTGCCTCCCTCCGATGCTCCAACATCCCCTGGCACAAATATTTCCCCTTTCCTACCCCAaaagaccccaaatccccccttTCACCCCTAAACTtgtggggagcacagcaggaactTCCCTTCCACGTCATTCCCAccccacccctccccaaaaGCACCAATCATCcgtttcttttcctttttatttgttaaaCCACTAAAAATTCGTCGGGAAGGGGGGGAGGGACCCCCATGAACCCCCCCAAATGTACACAAGATTTTAAATATCACCGGAATCGCTTCCCATTGCTGTGCTGGGCCTGGGAATGACGGCGGGGGGACACCTGAGTCGCGGGGGGACACCTCgctcacagcaccagcagctcccgcGGGATTCGGGGCAGGGATCCCAGTTCGGGCTGTCTCTGAACCACACACAACACGCGTTTCCCGCGGGGATCCCGGGG
This DNA window, taken from Oenanthe melanoleuca isolate GR-GAL-2019-014 chromosome 21, OMel1.0, whole genome shotgun sequence, encodes the following:
- the CPLANE2 gene encoding ciliogenesis and planar polarity effector 2 isoform X2 produces the protein MAEQDPALEPGWLLSPAGRPYLDSILHKNQRRVFGLLERPALPPALAVPTVTYKLFLAGKSGVGKTALVAWLGGTPAPPAHHETLGIEATTLFWPAKPRASGRPVLFQLHLWDCGDGALRKFEHLLPACKEEADAALFLFSFTDRASFEELPALMGRVLGPGDRDLVRMVVGTKFDLAPHAAVTEGDVRAFEGAWGLRVLRVGGTAGAGGARAGLARVAPVLDALVEGLWRRDQVTVGVTPGDTGDTPT
- the CPLANE2 gene encoding ciliogenesis and planar polarity effector 2 isoform X3 gives rise to the protein MAEQDPALEPGWLLSPAGRPYLDSILHKNQRRVFGIEATTLFWPAKPRASGRPVLFQLHLWDCGDGALRKFEHLLPVSGGRVSGGGTAPGARSEGCPRPQACKEEADAALFLFSFTDRASFEELPALMGRVLGPGDRDLVRMVVGTKFDLAPHAAVTEGDVRAFEGAWGLRVLRVGGTAGAGGARAGLARVAPVLDALVEGLWRRDQVTVGVTPGDTGDTPT
- the CPLANE2 gene encoding ciliogenesis and planar polarity effector 2 isoform X1, whose protein sequence is MAEQDPALEPGWLLSPAGRPYLDSILHKNQRRVFGLLERPALPPALAVPTVTYKLFLAGKSGVGKTALVAWLGGTPAPPAHHETLGIEATTLFWPAKPRASGRPVLFQLHLWDCGDGALRKFEHLLPVSGGRVSGGGTAPGARSEGCPRPQACKEEADAALFLFSFTDRASFEELPALMGRVLGPGDRDLVRMVVGTKFDLAPHAAVTEGDVRAFEGAWGLRVLRVGGTAGAGGARAGLARVAPVLDALVEGLWRRDQVTVGVTPGDTGDTPT